Proteins encoded within one genomic window of Panicum virgatum strain AP13 chromosome 1N, P.virgatum_v5, whole genome shotgun sequence:
- the LOC120654516 gene encoding bax inhibitor 1-like: MDAFYSTSSAAYGAAPGAGWGYDSLKNFRQITPAVQTHLKLVYLTLCVALASSALGAYLHVVWNIGGMLTMLGCVGSIAWLFSVPVYEERKRYGLLMAAALLEGASVGPLIKLAVDFDPSILVTAFVGTAIAFACFSCAAIVAKRREYLYLGGLLSSGLSILLWLQFAASIFGHSTGSFMFEVYFGLLIFLGYMVYDTQEIIERAHRGDMDYIKHALTLFTDFVAVLVRILVIMLKNAADKSEDKKRKKRS, from the exons ATGGACGCCTTCTACTCGACCTCgtcggcggcgtacggcgcggCGCCCGGCGCCGGCTGGGGCTACGACTCGCTCAAGAACTTCCGCCAGATCACCCCCGCCGTCCAGACCCACCTCAAGCTC GTTTACCTCACCCTCTGCGTGGCGCTGGCCTCGTCGGCGTTGGGCGCTTACCTGCACGTCGTCTGGAACATCGGCGGGATGCTGACCATGCTCGGCTGCGTCGGCAGCATCGCCTGGCTCTTCTCGGTCCCCGTCTACGAGGAG AGGAAGAGGTATGGACTGCTGATGGCGGCTGCCCTACTGGAAGGGGCGTCGGTTGGACCTCTGATAAAGCTCGCTGTAGACTTTGACCCGAG CATCCTGGTGACAGCATTTGTTGGGACTGCTATTGCCTTCGCGTGCTTCTCCTGCGCTGCCATCGTGGCCAAGCGCCGGGAGTACCTCTACCTTGGTGGGCTGCTCTCTTCTGGCCTCTCCATCCTGCTCTGGCTGCAGTTCGCCGCCTCCATCTTTGGCCACTCCACTGGCAGCTTCATGTTTGAG GTTTACTTTGGGCTGCTGATCTTCCTGGGGTACATGGTGTACGACACGCAGGAGATCATCGAGAGGGCGCACCGTGGCGACATGGACTACATCAAGCACGCCCTGACCCTCTTCACCGACTTCGTGGCTGTCCTCGTCCGCATCCTCGTCATCATG CTCAAGAACGCAGCTGACAAGtcggaggacaagaagaggaagaagaggtcgTGA